The following proteins come from a genomic window of Gossypium raimondii isolate GPD5lz chromosome 5, ASM2569854v1, whole genome shotgun sequence:
- the LOC105768901 gene encoding uncharacterized protein LOC105768901 isoform X1 produces the protein MDLVRHSFHHQLLLFSLISLSYVSGTQFSLPRLGALRRTIRNKLDIESISSLPKDFKTFFYSQTLDHFNYKPESFTSFQQRYVINSKYWGGANTSSPILVYFGAEESLDYDLSGIGFLTDNAPRFKALLIYIEHRFYGKSIPCGSREAALRNASIRGYFTSAQAIADYAAIILHIKKTFFAKNSPVIVIGGSYGGMLAAWFRLKYPHVALGALASSAPILYFDELAPHVGYYAIVTKDFKETSESCYETIRKSWDEIDKVASKSNGLSILSMKFKTCEKLKRSFDLKDFLDSIYSEVAQYDHPPSYPLNIICRGIDGAPKGTDILGRIFAGVVAYMGNNSCYDMNEFNRPNDETYIGWRWQTCSEMVMPIGHENNDSMFPPSPFNLTKFIRKCKSLFGVRPRPHWVTTYYGGHDLKLILHRFASNIIFSNGLRDPYSSGGVLENISDSVVAVYTVNGSHCLDILPEKKSDPVWLIKQRKTEVGIIESWISKYYTDLIMFRDRTRVSS, from the exons ATGGACTTGGTGAGACACTCATTCCATCATCAACTGCTTTTGTTTTCCTTAATTTCCTTGTCCTATGTCTCTGGAACGCAATTCAGCTTACCAAGGCTCGGAGCACTTCGAAGAACAATCCGAAATAAACTCGATATCGAATCGATTTCATCACTTCCCAAGGATTTCAAGACCTTTTTTTACAGCCAGACACTTGATCACTTCAACTACAAACCCGAAAGTTTCACCAGCTTTCAACAAAGATATGTAATTAATTCTAAGTACTGGGGTGGTGCGAACACTAGTTCACCAATCTTGGTGTATTTTGGTGCGGAAGAATCATTGGATTATGATTTATCTGGAATTGGTTTTCTCACCGATAATGCCCCTCGTTTCAAGGCTTTACTGATATATATAGAG CACCGGTTCTATGGGAAATCCATACCATGTGGATCAAGGGAAGCCGCTTTGAGAAACGCCAGTATTAGGGGTTATTTCACCTCAGCTCAAGCTATTGCAGATTATGCCGCCATTATTCTTCATATAAAGAAAACGTTCTTCGCAAAGAATTCTCCGGTGATTGTCATTGGAGGATCGTACGGGGGAA TGCTTGCTGCATGGTTTCGGCTGAAATATCCACATGTTGCTCTTGGAGCTCTTGCATCCTCGGCTCCAATTCTTTATTTTGATGAACTTGCACCACATGTTGGTTACTACGCAATTGTGACGAAGGatttcaaa GAAACTagtgaaagttgctatgaaacTATCCGAAAATCATGGGATGAAATTGATAAAGTTGCTTCAAAGTCTAATGGTCTTTCAATTCTCAGCATGAAGTTCAAAACTTGCGA aaaattgaagagaagcTTCGATCTTAAGGACTTTTTAGATTCAATATATTCTGAAGTAGCTCAATATGATCATCCCCCAAGTTATCCCCTTAATATCATCTGTCGTGGCATCGATGGAGCTCCTAAAGGGACCGATATACTCGGCCGAATATTCGCTGGTGTTGTTGCTTATATGGGAAATAACTCATGCTATGACATGAACGAATTTAACCGTCCAAATGATGAAACATATATCGGTTGGAGATGGCAG ACATGTAGTGAGATGGTGATGCCTATAGGCCATGAAAACAATGATTCAATGTTCCCACCATCGCCATTCAATCTAACCAAGTTCATAAGGAAGTGCAAGAGCTTATTTGGTGTCCGACCTCGGCCACATTGGGTGACAACTTACTATGGAGGCcat GATTTAAAGTTGATTCTCCATAGATTTGCCAGCAACATCATTTTCTCTAATGGCCTCAGAGATCCTTACAGCAGCGGCGG GGTATTGGAGAACATATCAGATAGTGTTGTTGCGGTATATACAGTAAATG gatCTCATTGCTTGGATATATTaccagaaaagaaaagtgatCCAGTATGGTTGATCAAGCAACGAAAAACCGAAGTTGGGATAATCGAAAGCtggatttcaaaatattatactGATCTGATCATGTTCAGAGATAGAACCAGAGTCTCATCATGA
- the LOC105768901 gene encoding uncharacterized protein LOC105768901 isoform X2 → MDLVRHSFHHQLLLFSLISLSYVSGTQFSLPRLGALRRTIRNKLDIESISSLPKDFKTFFYSQTLDHFNYKPESFTSFQQRYVINSKYWGGANTSSPILVYFGAEESLDYDLSGIGFLTDNAPRFKALLIYIEHRFYGKSIPCGSREAALRNASIRGYFTSAQAIADYAAIILHIKKTFFAKNSPVIVIGGSYGGMLAAWFRLKYPHVALGALASSAPILYFDELAPHVGYYAIVTKDFKETSESCYETIRKSWDEIDKVASKSNGLSILSMKFKTCEKLKRSFDLKDFLDSIYSEVAQYDHPPSYPLNIICRGIDGAPKGTDILGRIFAGVVAYMGNNSCYDMNEFNRPNDETYIGWRWQTCSEMVMPIGHENNDSMFPPSPFNLTKFIRKCKSLFGVRPRPHWVTTYYGGHDLKLILHRFASNIIFSNGLRDPYSSGGYRSKGIGEHIR, encoded by the exons ATGGACTTGGTGAGACACTCATTCCATCATCAACTGCTTTTGTTTTCCTTAATTTCCTTGTCCTATGTCTCTGGAACGCAATTCAGCTTACCAAGGCTCGGAGCACTTCGAAGAACAATCCGAAATAAACTCGATATCGAATCGATTTCATCACTTCCCAAGGATTTCAAGACCTTTTTTTACAGCCAGACACTTGATCACTTCAACTACAAACCCGAAAGTTTCACCAGCTTTCAACAAAGATATGTAATTAATTCTAAGTACTGGGGTGGTGCGAACACTAGTTCACCAATCTTGGTGTATTTTGGTGCGGAAGAATCATTGGATTATGATTTATCTGGAATTGGTTTTCTCACCGATAATGCCCCTCGTTTCAAGGCTTTACTGATATATATAGAG CACCGGTTCTATGGGAAATCCATACCATGTGGATCAAGGGAAGCCGCTTTGAGAAACGCCAGTATTAGGGGTTATTTCACCTCAGCTCAAGCTATTGCAGATTATGCCGCCATTATTCTTCATATAAAGAAAACGTTCTTCGCAAAGAATTCTCCGGTGATTGTCATTGGAGGATCGTACGGGGGAA TGCTTGCTGCATGGTTTCGGCTGAAATATCCACATGTTGCTCTTGGAGCTCTTGCATCCTCGGCTCCAATTCTTTATTTTGATGAACTTGCACCACATGTTGGTTACTACGCAATTGTGACGAAGGatttcaaa GAAACTagtgaaagttgctatgaaacTATCCGAAAATCATGGGATGAAATTGATAAAGTTGCTTCAAAGTCTAATGGTCTTTCAATTCTCAGCATGAAGTTCAAAACTTGCGA aaaattgaagagaagcTTCGATCTTAAGGACTTTTTAGATTCAATATATTCTGAAGTAGCTCAATATGATCATCCCCCAAGTTATCCCCTTAATATCATCTGTCGTGGCATCGATGGAGCTCCTAAAGGGACCGATATACTCGGCCGAATATTCGCTGGTGTTGTTGCTTATATGGGAAATAACTCATGCTATGACATGAACGAATTTAACCGTCCAAATGATGAAACATATATCGGTTGGAGATGGCAG ACATGTAGTGAGATGGTGATGCCTATAGGCCATGAAAACAATGATTCAATGTTCCCACCATCGCCATTCAATCTAACCAAGTTCATAAGGAAGTGCAAGAGCTTATTTGGTGTCCGACCTCGGCCACATTGGGTGACAACTTACTATGGAGGCcat GATTTAAAGTTGATTCTCCATAGATTTGCCAGCAACATCATTTTCTCTAATGGCCTCAGAGATCCTTACAGCAGCGGCGGGTATCGAAGCAAA GGTATTGGAGAACATATCAGATAG